A region of Candidatus Hydrogenedentota bacterium DNA encodes the following proteins:
- a CDS encoding rRNA pseudouridine synthase: MTKIRLQKHLAECGIASRRKCELLIEAGKVRVNDTVALVGQQITPGVDRVEVNGKAVVYDEKIYLILNKPAHVITTAKDTHGRKTVMQFLLGIDTRVFPVGRLDADVEGALLFTNDGDLAFRLLHPSFKINKVYMAWVRGHVKAETLQHFKQGIRLEEGMTAPAEADVLKKGTNSTLLRLVLYEGKKREVKRMCAAVGHPIKKLHRVSFADIQLKGLRPGEWRRLSTTEVQQLFQSVGLQSSDA, from the coding sequence ATGACGAAAATTAGACTACAAAAACATCTCGCTGAATGCGGGATTGCATCACGACGAAAATGCGAATTGCTGATTGAAGCGGGAAAAGTGCGTGTCAATGATACCGTCGCATTGGTGGGGCAACAGATCACGCCGGGAGTCGATCGGGTAGAAGTCAACGGCAAAGCCGTTGTTTACGACGAAAAAATATATTTGATATTGAATAAGCCCGCCCACGTGATCACGACTGCGAAAGATACACACGGTCGAAAAACGGTCATGCAGTTTCTGCTAGGTATTGATACCCGTGTCTTTCCTGTGGGACGGTTGGACGCTGATGTGGAAGGCGCCTTATTATTCACCAACGATGGTGATCTCGCTTTCCGATTATTGCATCCAAGCTTTAAGATCAACAAAGTCTATATGGCTTGGGTCAGAGGACATGTGAAGGCGGAAACCCTCCAACACTTTAAACAAGGTATCCGTCTTGAAGAAGGGATGACTGCCCCTGCCGAAGCGGATGTACTCAAAAAAGGAACGAACAGCACACTGCTGCGCCTTGTACTCTATGAGGGTAAAAAGAGGGAAGTGAAACGCATGTGTGCCGCCGTAGGGCATCCCATTAAGAAACTGCATCGTGTTTCTTTTGCCGATATCCAATTGAAAGGCTTGCGCCCCGGTGAATGGCGCAGACTCAGCACAACAGAAGTGCAGCAATTATTTCAAAGTGTAGGGCTGCAAAGCAGTGACGCCTAG
- a CDS encoding DUF1569 domain-containing protein, whose product MQHFDRDYAEKLRQRLKAIQSDQRPQWGDLQPAALIGHLTWMLKHAMGKSTKVPDYSTWFTRSLMKPLLLKGIIPIPKNQALPASLEKQGIRTIEPGDLESFQALMEEYLRRIQDDELTPAPHPYLGEMTIDEWDRFHILHFEHHLRQFKV is encoded by the coding sequence ATGCAGCATTTTGATAGAGACTATGCCGAAAAGCTGAGGCAACGGCTGAAAGCGATCCAGAGCGATCAACGCCCGCAATGGGGCGACTTACAGCCGGCAGCCCTTATCGGTCATCTTACGTGGATGCTGAAACATGCCATGGGCAAATCGACCAAAGTACCGGATTACAGCACGTGGTTTACACGTTCCTTGATGAAACCACTGCTCTTAAAGGGCATCATCCCAATTCCTAAAAACCAAGCCTTGCCGGCAAGCCTCGAAAAACAAGGGATACGTACGATTGAGCCCGGCGATTTGGAAAGTTTTCAAGCATTAATGGAAGAATATCTCCGACGAATTCAGGATGATGAATTAACGCCTGCGCCTCACCCTTATTTAGGGGAAATGACCATTGACGAGTGGGACCGTTTTCACATACTTCATTTTGAACATCATCTGCGTCAATTCAAGGTCTGA
- the scpB gene encoding SMC-Scp complex subunit ScpB yields the protein MFDTDEFQEPMESLSRSESRRVTYALLFVSDRPVSAARLAEAVGDMDTDVMTLLLEELKAELNAREELPYELQEIAGGYQLSTKALFAPYIRKFLQVKKSGRLSKALLETLAVIDYKQPVTRAEVEAIRGVSVSYAFDQLQEKRLIKISGIAELPGRPKLYRTTEEFLLTFGLKSVNELPALDELRSLD from the coding sequence GGAAAGCCTGAGTCGTTCCGAGTCACGGCGCGTAACCTATGCCCTGCTCTTTGTCAGCGATCGGCCCGTCAGTGCAGCCCGGTTGGCCGAGGCGGTGGGCGATATGGATACGGATGTGATGACGCTGCTTTTGGAAGAGTTGAAGGCAGAACTGAACGCGCGCGAAGAATTGCCCTATGAATTGCAGGAAATCGCCGGCGGGTATCAACTGTCAACCAAAGCCCTTTTCGCGCCCTATATCCGAAAGTTTTTGCAAGTGAAGAAAAGCGGCCGCTTGAGCAAAGCGCTGTTGGAGACTCTTGCAGTCATCGACTACAAACAACCGGTGACCCGTGCGGAAGTAGAGGCAATTCGCGGCGTCAGCGTATCCTATGCCTTCGATCAATTGCAGGAAAAGCGGCTGATTAAAATCAGCGGTATCGCAGAATTGCCGGGGCGTCCGAAACTCTACCGTACCACCGAAGAATTTTTGCTCACCTTCGGGTTGAAAAGTGTCAATGAGCTTCCCGCTCTCGATGAGCTGCGCAGCTTGGATTGA